From Streptosporangium album, the proteins below share one genomic window:
- a CDS encoding FAD-binding oxidoreductase translates to MTQMAAHRRAVEQIRESYAAIPEGAAPRLAKATTNLFRFRDGDSGAKLSARDLDQVIEVDPVTMTAEVQGMTTYEHLVDATLPHGLMPYVVPQLKTITLGGAVTGLGIESTSFRDGLPHESVEELEILTGDGRIIVARDDNEHRDLFRAFPNSYGTLGYALRIRIKLKPVQPYVRLTHIPFTDADKCMIAMKEICESGEHDGEPIDFVDGTFFGPGELYVTVGRFAERAPYLSDYTGMRIYYRSIQTRTRDWLSIRDYLWRWDTDWFWCSRAFGVQGALVRSLMPRKWMRSDVYRRLVGLDRKYGVIARVDRWRGQPIQESVIQDIEVPVERGAEFLEFFHDKVGMEPVWMCPLKSTGEWPLYPLEPGRLYVNFGFWGTVPLPRGQFDGYYNRLIENKVHELDGHKSLYSTSFYSRDDFWRFYNGIAYWPVKRAYDAGGRLLNLYDKCVRGR, encoded by the coding sequence ATGACACAGATGGCGGCGCATCGGCGCGCCGTAGAGCAGATCAGGGAGTCCTACGCCGCGATCCCCGAGGGCGCGGCGCCCCGGTTGGCCAAGGCGACCACCAACCTGTTCCGTTTCCGGGACGGGGATTCCGGAGCGAAGCTGTCGGCCCGGGATCTGGACCAGGTCATCGAGGTGGATCCGGTGACCATGACCGCCGAGGTCCAGGGCATGACCACCTACGAGCACCTGGTGGACGCCACGCTCCCGCACGGGCTCATGCCGTACGTCGTCCCGCAGTTGAAGACGATCACGCTGGGCGGCGCGGTGACCGGGCTGGGCATCGAGTCCACCAGCTTCCGTGACGGGCTCCCGCACGAGTCGGTGGAGGAGTTGGAGATCCTCACCGGCGACGGCCGGATCATCGTGGCGCGTGACGACAACGAGCACCGCGACCTGTTCCGTGCCTTTCCCAACTCCTACGGCACGCTCGGCTACGCCCTCCGGATCCGGATCAAGCTCAAGCCCGTCCAGCCGTACGTCCGGCTGACCCACATCCCGTTCACCGATGCCGACAAGTGCATGATCGCGATGAAGGAGATCTGCGAGAGCGGCGAGCACGACGGTGAGCCGATCGACTTCGTGGACGGCACGTTCTTCGGCCCCGGCGAGCTCTATGTGACCGTCGGCCGGTTCGCCGAACGTGCTCCCTATCTCTCCGACTACACCGGTATGCGCATCTACTATCGGTCGATCCAGACCAGGACGCGTGACTGGCTGAGCATCCGCGACTACCTGTGGCGCTGGGACACCGACTGGTTCTGGTGCTCGCGCGCGTTCGGGGTGCAGGGAGCGCTCGTCCGCTCCCTGATGCCGCGCAAGTGGATGCGCTCCGACGTCTACCGCAGGCTCGTCGGCCTGGACCGTAAGTACGGAGTGATCGCCCGGGTGGACCGGTGGCGGGGTCAGCCCATCCAGGAGTCGGTCATCCAGGACATCGAGGTGCCGGTGGAGCGCGGCGCCGAGTTCCTGGAGTTCTTCCACGACAAGGTCGGCATGGAGCCGGTGTGGATGTGCCCGCTCAAGTCAACCGGCGAGTGGCCGCTCTACCCGCTGGAGCCCGGACGGCTGTACGTCAACTTCGGCTTCTGGGGGACCGTCCCCCTACCCCGGGGTCAGTTCGACGGCTACTACAACCGTCTCATCGAGAACAAGGTGCACGAGCTGGACGGCCACAAGTCGCTCTACTCGACGTCGTTCTACTCCCGTGACGATTTCTGGCGTTTTTATAACGGAATCGCCTACTGGCCGGTCAAACGGGCATACGACGCGGGTGGCCGGTTGCTCAACCTCTACGACAAATGTGTACGGGGGCGTTAG
- a CDS encoding serine/threonine-protein kinase yields the protein MVAGRYRLLRELGRGGMGVVWEGYDMLLDRPVAVKEVLLPPNLAPAEHERQLTRTSREARTAARLNHRGIVAVYDVAEQDGRPWIVMELVRARGLDEFGPLPVQQVADIGRQVLSALRAAHEAGILHRDVKPSNILIAPDGRAVLTDFGIATVEGDTSLTQTGMVTGSPSFLPPERATADEAGPWSDLWALGATLYAALLGHGPFERTTAIATLGALLTEEPDFSRVPPAMREVLMGMLQRDPARRLSPEQVDMMLAEASGAPTEAPRRTERHRRQETPTSQTPVRRRRDGGRGRVPLIVAAVVVLAGGGAAASIAMTRPDTPGAAQAAPVSDTSTAEASAAATEQPSAPPSPRPSKSRPPAEAAQQWKLWQARAPENWSIRYPAGWKEDWAPETGYTQWLRRDGGAHMSVEVLPGPHDGLDPLQETVRTDVAQWSEIASEDTARIPLSYGTGLDWSFTWTMKDSGGAPWARAGVTYHETRRFIGVGDTVMVLTWTTTGNEWRSQLGRMNQAFKSFHPRGGE from the coding sequence GTGGTCGCTGGGCGTTACCGACTGCTGAGGGAGCTCGGCCGGGGCGGCATGGGTGTGGTGTGGGAGGGGTACGACATGCTCCTCGACCGCCCGGTCGCCGTCAAGGAGGTACTGCTCCCGCCGAACCTCGCCCCCGCGGAGCACGAGCGTCAGTTGACCCGGACCTCGCGCGAGGCCAGGACCGCCGCCCGGCTCAACCACCGGGGCATCGTGGCGGTCTACGACGTCGCCGAGCAGGACGGCCGCCCCTGGATCGTCATGGAACTGGTCAGGGCCCGGGGCCTGGACGAGTTCGGCCCCCTGCCGGTCCAGCAGGTGGCCGACATCGGCCGCCAGGTGCTGTCGGCGCTCCGGGCGGCACACGAGGCCGGGATCCTGCACCGCGACGTCAAGCCCAGCAACATCCTCATCGCCCCCGACGGCCGGGCCGTGCTGACCGACTTCGGCATCGCGACCGTGGAAGGCGACACCTCGCTGACCCAGACCGGCATGGTGACGGGCTCGCCCAGCTTCCTGCCGCCGGAACGTGCCACGGCCGACGAGGCCGGCCCCTGGTCCGACCTGTGGGCCCTCGGCGCCACCCTCTACGCGGCGCTGCTGGGCCATGGCCCCTTCGAGCGCACCACCGCCATCGCCACCCTCGGCGCCCTCCTCACCGAGGAGCCCGACTTCAGCCGGGTGCCCCCCGCGATGCGGGAGGTGCTCATGGGCATGCTCCAGCGCGACCCCGCCCGCCGGCTGAGCCCCGAGCAGGTCGACATGATGCTCGCCGAGGCGAGCGGCGCCCCCACGGAGGCGCCGCGCCGTACCGAGCGGCACCGCAGGCAGGAGACGCCCACCTCTCAGACCCCCGTCCGGCGGCGCCGGGACGGCGGACGCGGCCGGGTCCCGCTGATCGTGGCCGCCGTGGTGGTCCTGGCCGGGGGAGGAGCGGCGGCGTCCATAGCGATGACACGGCCCGACACGCCGGGCGCCGCGCAGGCCGCCCCCGTCTCGGACACCTCCACCGCCGAGGCCTCGGCCGCCGCGACGGAGCAGCCGAGCGCGCCCCCTTCCCCCAGGCCGTCGAAGAGCCGGCCTCCGGCCGAGGCCGCGCAGCAGTGGAAGCTGTGGCAGGCCAGAGCCCCGGAGAACTGGTCGATCCGGTATCCGGCCGGTTGGAAGGAGGACTGGGCCCCCGAGACGGGCTACACCCAGTGGCTGCGCCGCGACGGCGGAGCGCACATGTCGGTGGAGGTGCTTCCCGGTCCCCACGACGGCCTGGACCCGCTCCAGGAGACCGTCAGGACCGACGTGGCGCAGTGGAGCGAGATCGCCTCCGAGGACACCGCGCGCATCCCCCTGTCCTACGGCACCGGGCTCGACTGGTCCTTCACCTGGACGATGAAGGACAGCGGCGGCGCGCCCTGGGCCCGTGCCGGAGTGACCTACCACGAGACGCGCCGGTTCATCGGGGTCGGCGACACGGTCATGGTGCTGACCTGGACCACCACCGGGAACGAGTGGAGGAGCCAGCTGGGCCGGATGAACCAGGCGTTCAAGAGCTTCCACCCGCGCGGAGGCGAGTGA
- a CDS encoding CaiB/BaiF CoA transferase family protein, protein MERVTRKGPLAGVRVLELAGLAPGPFAGMMLADHGAEVLRVERTATVAAAGDRPRPDVMDRGKRTIGLDLKSPEGVAAFKELTGNADVVIEVYRPGVAERLGIGPADLHAVNPRLIYGRMTGWGQEGPLAPTAGHDIDYIAISGILSMLGREGERPTPPINILGDFAGGGLMLAYGVLLALIERERTGEGRVVDAAMVDGAATLFAMFYQGVQSGFWGPRGTNLLDTGAPMYDTYETADGRFLAVGALEPQFWAEMVTLMGLEDLPDRNDRSQWPALRERLAEAFRSRTRAEWEAVFDGSDACVSPVLEMTEAADHPHNKARGTFVEVGGVRQPAPAPRLLGVSGQDLSPATRLADLSSWGLPEEAAARLRAAGVLA, encoded by the coding sequence ATGGAGCGCGTGACCAGGAAGGGCCCACTGGCCGGAGTGCGCGTGCTCGAACTGGCGGGCCTGGCCCCCGGGCCGTTCGCCGGAATGATGCTGGCCGACCACGGCGCGGAGGTTCTCCGGGTGGAGCGCACCGCCACCGTCGCCGCCGCCGGCGACAGACCGCGCCCCGACGTGATGGACCGGGGCAAGCGGACGATCGGCCTCGACCTGAAGTCCCCCGAGGGCGTGGCGGCGTTCAAGGAGCTGACCGGGAACGCCGACGTGGTCATCGAGGTCTACCGTCCCGGGGTGGCCGAGCGGCTCGGCATCGGCCCCGCCGACCTGCACGCCGTCAATCCGCGGCTGATCTACGGGCGGATGACAGGCTGGGGCCAGGAGGGCCCGCTGGCGCCGACCGCCGGACACGACATCGACTACATCGCGATCTCCGGCATCCTGTCGATGCTGGGCCGCGAGGGCGAACGGCCCACCCCGCCGATCAACATCCTCGGCGACTTCGCGGGCGGCGGACTGATGCTGGCGTACGGCGTGCTGCTGGCGCTCATCGAGCGGGAGCGGACCGGCGAGGGCCGGGTCGTCGACGCGGCCATGGTCGACGGGGCGGCGACGCTGTTCGCGATGTTCTACCAGGGCGTCCAGAGCGGCTTCTGGGGGCCGCGCGGGACCAACCTGCTCGACACCGGAGCGCCCATGTACGACACCTACGAGACCGCCGACGGCCGCTTCCTCGCGGTCGGGGCGCTGGAGCCGCAGTTCTGGGCGGAGATGGTCACGCTGATGGGACTGGAGGACCTGCCCGACCGCAACGACAGGTCCCAGTGGCCCGCGCTGCGCGAGCGGCTGGCCGAGGCGTTCCGGTCCAGGACCCGCGCCGAGTGGGAGGCGGTGTTCGACGGTTCGGACGCGTGCGTCTCCCCCGTGCTGGAGATGACCGAGGCCGCCGACCACCCGCACAACAAGGCCCGCGGCACCTTCGTCGAGGTCGGCGGCGTCCGCCAGCCCGCCCCCGCGCCACGCCTGCTCGGTGTGTCCGGACAGGATCTCTCTCCCGCGACCCGGCTGGCGGACCTGTCCTCGTGGGGCCTGCCGGAGGAGGCCGCCGCCAGGCTGCGCGCGGCGGGAGTGCTCGCGTGA
- a CDS encoding ABC transporter ATP-binding protein, translating to MSTAVSVRGLRMTYGAAEVLQGVDLEIRRGEIFTLLGPNGAGKTTTIEILEGFRTRSAGEVSVLGTDPARGTDAWRARLGIVLQSWRDHPRWSAGDLLAHLGEFYDDPRDPDELLAALGLTAQAGQRVSRLSGGQRRRLDVALGIVGRPELLFLDEPTTGFDPEARREFHLLIEKLAADEGITVLLTTHDLAEAEKLAHRTAILVGGEIAVCGTPSELAEAVQAQSRVRWLEDGRERVLTTSDPSQAAWELHRRFDGPVPGLEIRRPSLEENYLSLIGRAA from the coding sequence ATGAGTACTGCGGTGAGTGTTCGCGGGCTGCGGATGACATACGGCGCGGCCGAGGTGTTGCAAGGAGTCGACCTTGAGATCAGGCGGGGCGAGATCTTCACTCTGCTGGGGCCCAACGGAGCGGGCAAGACCACCACGATCGAGATCCTGGAGGGCTTCAGGACCAGGTCGGCGGGCGAGGTGAGCGTGCTGGGGACGGACCCCGCGCGCGGCACCGACGCCTGGCGGGCCAGGCTCGGGATCGTGCTGCAGAGCTGGCGCGACCACCCTCGCTGGAGCGCCGGGGACCTGCTGGCCCACCTCGGCGAGTTCTACGACGACCCTCGCGACCCGGACGAGCTGCTGGCCGCGCTGGGCCTGACCGCGCAGGCCGGGCAGCGGGTGAGCCGCCTGTCGGGCGGCCAGCGCCGCCGGCTGGACGTCGCACTGGGCATCGTGGGCCGCCCCGAGCTGCTGTTCCTCGACGAGCCGACGACCGGGTTCGACCCGGAGGCCCGGCGGGAGTTCCACCTGCTGATCGAGAAGCTGGCCGCCGACGAGGGCATCACGGTGCTGCTGACCACGCACGACCTCGCCGAGGCCGAGAAGCTGGCGCACCGGACCGCGATCCTGGTCGGCGGGGAGATCGCCGTGTGCGGGACCCCGTCCGAGCTGGCGGAGGCCGTACAGGCCCAGTCGCGCGTCCGCTGGCTGGAGGACGGCAGGGAGCGGGTCCTGACCACATCGGACCCGTCCCAGGCGGCCTGGGAGCTGCACCGCAGGTTCGACGGCCCGGTGCCCGGCCTGGAGATCCGGCGCCCGTCGCTGGAGGAGAACTATCTGAGCCTCATCGGGAGGGCGGCATGA
- a CDS encoding ABC transporter permease, which translates to MNVRALRIGVRRGWREQLHLVKDRRELITALIGTVGVFALLILWIGDGQVEETGVSQGTFMTIGFLALTVFSQGLTTLPVAIANDREDGTLLRLRTVPGGIPAYLIGRVVTALCQIVVQGVLILGTGVALGGVRPPHDWLTMAWVLLLGTFAVVPLGVAIGCLVPSPKAAGAMLGLPMMVLMVTSGVMLPVTFMPEVVQWISQAFPLYWQGLGLRAAFMPDAMLAVEIGQSWRLPWVGAALATWTVAGMLLAPGLIRRVTRRESGSRLAERQLVAQG; encoded by the coding sequence ATGAACGTCAGAGCACTGCGCATCGGAGTACGGCGGGGCTGGAGAGAGCAGCTGCACCTGGTCAAGGACCGCAGGGAGCTGATCACCGCACTGATCGGCACGGTAGGGGTCTTCGCCCTGCTGATCCTCTGGATCGGCGACGGTCAGGTCGAGGAGACAGGCGTCTCCCAGGGCACGTTCATGACGATCGGGTTCCTGGCCCTCACCGTCTTCTCCCAGGGTCTGACGACCCTCCCGGTGGCGATCGCCAACGACCGCGAGGACGGGACGCTCCTGCGGCTGCGGACCGTCCCCGGCGGGATTCCCGCCTACCTCATCGGCCGGGTGGTGACCGCCCTGTGCCAGATCGTCGTGCAGGGCGTGCTGATCCTGGGCACCGGCGTCGCGCTGGGCGGGGTGAGACCACCCCACGACTGGCTGACCATGGCCTGGGTGCTGCTGCTGGGCACGTTCGCCGTGGTGCCGCTGGGAGTGGCCATCGGCTGTCTGGTCCCCAGCCCGAAGGCCGCGGGCGCGATGCTGGGGCTGCCGATGATGGTCCTGATGGTCACCTCGGGGGTCATGCTCCCCGTCACGTTCATGCCCGAGGTCGTCCAGTGGATCTCCCAGGCGTTCCCGCTCTACTGGCAGGGACTCGGCCTGCGGGCGGCGTTCATGCCCGACGCCATGCTCGCCGTCGAGATCGGCCAGAGCTGGCGCCTGCCCTGGGTGGGCGCCGCGCTCGCGACCTGGACGGTCGCGGGGATGCTGCTGGCACCAGGGCTGATCCGCCGGGTCACCCGCCGCGAGTCCGGATCCCGGCTCGCCGAGCGGCAGCTCGTCGCCCAGGGCTGA
- a CDS encoding helix-turn-helix transcriptional regulator, with product MSAEDVYNRISVLRAERGVSRKDLAAALGVHYQTIGYLERGEYSPSLFLALRISEYFEVPLEVVFSLKPFPRLGSEVK from the coding sequence ATGTCCGCGGAAGATGTGTACAACCGGATCTCGGTGCTGAGAGCCGAGCGCGGTGTCTCACGCAAGGATCTGGCGGCCGCGCTGGGTGTCCACTACCAGACGATCGGCTACCTGGAGCGCGGGGAGTACAGCCCGAGCCTGTTCCTCGCCCTGCGCATCTCCGAGTACTTTGAGGTTCCGTTGGAGGTCGTTTTCTCCCTGAAGCCGTTCCCCCGGCTGGGCAGCGAGGTGAAGTGA
- a CDS encoding GyrI-like domain-containing protein: MIVVDRPEMIVVGHAVRTSNADEMEAGKGRLGALWARAGVPGAFAHVPGRVDENVYAVLTDYESDHHGAYTQIVGVAVRTAAALPEGMVAVRVPRSQALRLEARGPMPGALQETWQRVWEHTESGGAPPRAFTTDVEIHHPAGVDLYVAVFPSMG; this comes from the coding sequence GTGATCGTTGTTGATCGGCCCGAGATGATCGTCGTTGGCCATGCCGTACGGACCTCCAACGCCGACGAGATGGAGGCCGGCAAGGGCCGGCTCGGCGCGCTGTGGGCGCGCGCGGGTGTGCCCGGTGCCTTCGCCCATGTCCCCGGACGGGTGGACGAGAACGTCTACGCCGTGCTGACCGACTACGAGAGCGATCACCACGGCGCCTACACCCAGATCGTCGGGGTGGCCGTCCGCACCGCCGCCGCGCTGCCCGAGGGCATGGTCGCGGTCCGGGTGCCCAGGAGCCAGGCGCTGAGGCTGGAAGCCCGAGGGCCGATGCCTGGAGCGCTCCAGGAGACGTGGCAGCGGGTGTGGGAGCACACCGAGTCCGGCGGCGCCCCGCCCCGCGCCTTCACCACCGACGTGGAGATCCACCATCCCGCGGGCGTGGACCTCTACGTCGCGGTGTTCCCGTCGATGGGCTGA
- a CDS encoding GuaB1 family IMP dehydrogenase-related protein yields MKFLNEMAPAHDLTYSDVFMVPSRSSIASRLSVDLSTHDGTGTTIPIVVANMTAVAGRRMAETIARRGGIAVIPQDIPIDVVADVVGWVKARDLVHDTPLTLTPHDTVGEALNLLPKRAHGAIIIVDWENHPIGVVTEGDCSGVDMYTQLSQVMSDHLLTLPAGLDPREAFDRLHGGRHRLAPIVDGEGRLVGILTRTGALRATLYRPALDTSGRLRVAAAVGVNGDVAARAKELLEAGIDCLVVDTAHGHQDKMISALRAVRALDPDVPVAAGNVVTAEGVRDLVEAGADILKVGVGPGAMCTTRMMTGVGRPQFSAVLECSAEARRLGRHVWADGGVRHPRDVALALAAGAANVMIGSWFAGTYESPGDTRTDADGRKYKENFGMASARAVKLRTSEDSPFERARKALFEEGISTSRMYLDPVRPSVEDQVDAIVAGLRSSCTYAGASTLQEFHERAVVGIQSSSGYTEGMPLHQSW; encoded by the coding sequence GTGAAGTTCCTCAACGAGATGGCGCCCGCCCACGACCTGACCTACAGCGATGTGTTCATGGTCCCGTCGCGGTCGTCCATCGCCTCCCGGCTCTCCGTCGACCTGTCGACCCACGACGGCACCGGCACCACGATCCCGATCGTCGTCGCCAACATGACGGCGGTCGCGGGACGCAGGATGGCCGAGACCATCGCCAGGCGCGGCGGCATCGCCGTGATCCCGCAGGACATCCCGATCGACGTCGTCGCCGACGTCGTCGGCTGGGTCAAGGCGCGGGACCTGGTCCACGACACCCCCCTCACCCTCACCCCGCACGACACCGTCGGCGAGGCCCTCAACCTGCTGCCCAAACGGGCCCACGGCGCGATCATCATCGTCGACTGGGAGAACCACCCGATCGGCGTGGTCACCGAGGGCGACTGCAGCGGCGTGGACATGTACACCCAGCTCTCCCAGGTCATGTCCGACCACCTGCTCACCCTGCCGGCCGGGCTCGACCCGCGCGAGGCCTTCGACCGGCTCCACGGGGGCCGGCACCGGCTCGCCCCGATCGTCGACGGCGAGGGCCGCCTGGTCGGCATCCTGACCCGGACGGGCGCGCTGCGGGCCACGCTGTACAGGCCCGCGCTCGACACCTCCGGCAGGCTGCGCGTCGCCGCCGCCGTCGGCGTCAACGGCGATGTGGCCGCCAGGGCCAAGGAGCTTCTCGAAGCCGGGATCGACTGCCTGGTGGTGGACACCGCCCACGGCCACCAGGACAAGATGATCAGCGCGCTGCGGGCGGTCAGGGCGCTCGACCCGGACGTGCCGGTCGCCGCGGGCAACGTCGTCACCGCCGAGGGCGTGCGCGACCTGGTCGAGGCCGGGGCCGACATCCTCAAGGTCGGCGTCGGCCCGGGCGCGATGTGCACCACCCGGATGATGACCGGCGTCGGCCGCCCGCAGTTCTCCGCCGTCCTGGAGTGCTCCGCCGAGGCCCGCCGCCTCGGCCGTCACGTCTGGGCCGACGGGGGCGTCCGCCACCCGCGCGACGTGGCCCTCGCCCTGGCCGCCGGGGCGGCCAACGTGATGATCGGTTCCTGGTTCGCCGGGACCTACGAGTCGCCGGGTGACACCCGCACCGACGCCGACGGGCGGAAGTACAAGGAGAACTTCGGCATGGCCTCGGCCCGCGCGGTGAAGCTGCGCACCTCCGAGGACTCCCCCTTCGAGCGGGCCCGCAAGGCGCTGTTCGAGGAGGGCATCTCCACCTCCCGGATGTATCTCGACCCGGTACGGCCCAGCGTCGAGGACCAGGTCGACGCCATCGTGGCCGGTCTTCGCTCCTCGTGCACCTACGCGGGCGCCTCCACGCTGCAGGAGTTCCACGAGCGCGCGGTGGTCGGCATCCAGAGCTCGTCCGGCTACACCGAGGGCATGCCGCTCCACCAGAGCTGGTAA
- a CDS encoding carbohydrate ABC transporter permease yields MTTLTQSVARPRATTAPQRVRRGLSGKVASAVAIVIAVLWTTPTFGLLLSSLRPEDQIKSTGWWTFFSDPQLTLENYQQVLFGTSSSSGQMASFLINSIVITIPSVLLPLALATFAAYALAWLPFRGREWIYIGIFALQIVPLQMALVPLLSFFSQGVDVFGVHILPAWDLEGPGRFVQVWFAHTCFALPLGIFLIHNFMSELPGELMEAARVDGATHGAILRKLVLPLVGPALATFGIFQFLWVWNDLLVALIFAGGTAETAPMTVRLAQMAGTKGNEWQRLTSGAFVSVVIPLAVFLSMQRYFVRGLLTGSVKG; encoded by the coding sequence GTGACCACATTGACCCAGAGCGTGGCGCGTCCCCGGGCCACGACCGCGCCGCAGCGCGTCCGGCGGGGGCTCAGCGGCAAGGTCGCCAGCGCCGTCGCGATCGTCATCGCGGTCCTGTGGACCACCCCGACCTTCGGCCTGCTGCTCTCCTCGCTGCGCCCGGAGGACCAGATCAAGTCCACCGGCTGGTGGACGTTCTTCTCCGACCCGCAGCTCACCCTGGAGAACTACCAGCAGGTGCTGTTCGGCACCTCCTCGTCCTCCGGCCAGATGGCCAGCTTCCTGATCAACTCCATCGTCATCACGATCCCGTCGGTGCTCCTCCCGCTCGCCCTGGCCACCTTCGCCGCCTACGCGCTGGCCTGGCTGCCGTTCCGGGGGCGCGAATGGATCTACATCGGCATCTTCGCCCTCCAGATCGTGCCGCTGCAGATGGCGCTGGTCCCGCTGCTGTCGTTCTTCTCCCAGGGCGTGGACGTCTTCGGCGTCCACATCCTGCCCGCCTGGGATCTGGAGGGACCCGGCCGTTTCGTGCAGGTCTGGTTCGCCCACACCTGCTTCGCGCTGCCGCTGGGCATCTTCCTGATCCACAACTTCATGTCCGAACTGCCCGGTGAGCTGATGGAGGCCGCCAGGGTGGACGGCGCCACCCACGGCGCGATCCTGCGCAAGCTCGTCCTGCCCCTGGTCGGTCCCGCGCTGGCCACTTTCGGCATCTTCCAGTTCCTCTGGGTCTGGAACGACCTCCTGGTGGCTCTGATCTTCGCCGGCGGCACCGCGGAGACCGCCCCCATGACGGTGCGGCTGGCGCAGATGGCCGGCACCAAGGGCAACGAGTGGCAGCGCCTGACCTCGGGCGCGTTCGTCTCGGTGGTCATCCCGCTGGCCGTCTTCCTGTCGATGCAGCGCTACTTCGTCCGCGGCCTGCTGACGGGCAGCGTCAAGGGCTGA
- a CDS encoding carbohydrate ABC transporter permease — protein MDFDFAAEQPKLVQLLIGIAAFLVVVAVILLLVDRAPMRRRAWTHATILLLPAIVLLAIGLVVPAVRTTLLSFMSGDGMRWVGLDNYAWMFTQPEALTVLRNTLIWVLLVPLLVTSVGLLYAVLVDRTRFESLAKSLVFLPMAISFVGAGIIWRFVYAYRADDQDQIGLLNQLVVALGGEPRQWLQDPPLNTLFLIAVMVWIQAGFATVVLSAAIKGIPAEIVEAARLDGASPTQMFFRVTLPSIRSAVIVVLVTQSIGTLKLFDIVRTMTGGQFDTSVIANEMYNQAFRYGETGKGAALAVFLFALVTPIVIYQIRQRREVR, from the coding sequence ATGGACTTCGATTTCGCCGCCGAACAGCCCAAGCTCGTCCAGCTGCTGATCGGCATCGCCGCCTTCCTCGTGGTGGTCGCGGTGATCCTGTTGCTGGTCGACCGCGCCCCGATGCGGCGGCGAGCCTGGACCCACGCGACGATCCTGCTCCTGCCCGCGATCGTCCTGCTGGCCATCGGCCTGGTGGTGCCCGCCGTACGGACGACCCTGCTGTCGTTCATGAGCGGCGACGGCATGCGATGGGTGGGCCTGGACAACTACGCCTGGATGTTCACCCAGCCCGAGGCCCTGACCGTGCTCCGCAACACGCTCATCTGGGTCCTGCTCGTTCCGCTGCTGGTGACCTCGGTCGGGTTGCTCTACGCCGTCCTGGTGGACCGCACCCGGTTCGAGTCGCTCGCCAAGTCACTGGTCTTCCTGCCGATGGCGATCTCCTTCGTCGGCGCGGGCATCATCTGGCGCTTTGTCTACGCCTACCGTGCCGACGACCAGGACCAGATCGGCCTGCTCAACCAGCTCGTGGTCGCCCTGGGCGGCGAACCCCGGCAGTGGCTGCAGGATCCTCCGCTGAACACGCTGTTCCTGATCGCGGTGATGGTCTGGATCCAGGCCGGTTTCGCCACCGTGGTGCTCTCCGCGGCGATCAAGGGAATCCCGGCGGAGATCGTCGAGGCCGCCCGGCTGGACGGGGCGAGCCCGACGCAGATGTTCTTCCGCGTGACGCTGCCCTCCATCCGCTCGGCCGTGATCGTGGTCCTGGTCACCCAGTCGATCGGCACGCTGAAGCTGTTCGACATCGTGCGCACGATGACCGGCGGCCAGTTCGACACCAGCGTCATCGCGAACGAGATGTACAACCAGGCGTTCCGCTACGGCGAGACCGGCAAGGGCGCGGCGCTCGCGGTCTTCCTGTTCGCCCTGGTGACGCCCATCGTGATCTACCAGATCCGCCAGCGCAGGGAGGTCCGGTGA